The Camarhynchus parvulus unplaced genomic scaffold, STF_HiC, whole genome shotgun sequence genome window below encodes:
- the GABARAP gene encoding gamma-aminobutyric acid receptor-associated protein, with amino-acid sequence MKFLYKEEHPFEKRRCEGEKIRKKYPDRVPVIVEKAPKARIGDLDKKKYLVPSDLTVGQFYFLIRKRIHLRAEDALFFFVNNVIPPTSATMGQLYQEHHEEDFFLYIAYSDESVYGA; translated from the exons atGAAGTTCCTGTATAAGGAGGAGCATCCGTTCGAGAAGCGTCGCTGCGAGGGAGAGAAGATCCGGAAAAAGTACCCGGACCGAGTGCCG gtGATCGTGGAAAAGGCGCCCAAGGCCCGGATTGGGGACCTGGACAAGAAGAAATACCTGGTGCCCTCTGACCTCACAG TGGGGCAGTTCTATTTCCTGATCCGGAAGCGGATCCACCTGCGGGCCGAGGACGCTCTGTTCTTCTTCGTCAACAACGTCATCCCCCCGACCAGCGCCACCATGGGCCAGCTCTACCAG GAACACCACGAGGAGGATTTCTTCCTTTACATCGCCTACAGCGACGAGAGCGTCTACGGGGCCTGA